One genomic window of Thermococcus indicus includes the following:
- a CDS encoding GTPase, translating into MKARKAWRVVREVVDEADVIVEVVDARDPIGTRNRKLERLILDEGKPLLIVMNKADLVPKEWAEEYKRKSEIPVVFISARERKGTGILRREIKRLARPLLDEGEKVKVALIGYPNVGKSTIINTLKGKKAVGTAPIPGYTKGKQLIKLSKKIWLLDSPGVIPIDDFDELVIKGGFPADKIDEPVKPALKLIRRILDTRKEALTEKFGIEEFEGEEEILRRIGEKRGLIKAGGEVDLEETARWFLREWQTGRFTLFGKEERREEEFIRDFEEILDGVERELLLDPRRVLWRYGDELRKKLDNRKRVGIREIEGFTVGIATGFKKCDGGTKLLERLTGKHVLASECFGKKWKGVVAILE; encoded by the coding sequence ATGAAGGCGAGAAAGGCGTGGAGAGTGGTGAGGGAGGTAGTTGACGAGGCCGACGTTATCGTCGAGGTCGTCGATGCCCGTGACCCCATAGGAACAAGGAACCGAAAGCTTGAGAGGCTCATCCTGGATGAGGGCAAGCCGCTCCTCATAGTCATGAACAAGGCGGACCTGGTACCAAAAGAATGGGCCGAGGAGTACAAGAGAAAGAGCGAGATACCGGTGGTTTTCATCTCCGCCCGCGAGAGGAAGGGAACCGGAATACTGAGGAGGGAGATAAAGAGGCTCGCCAGGCCGCTCTTGGACGAGGGAGAAAAGGTTAAGGTGGCCCTCATCGGCTATCCCAACGTCGGCAAGAGCACGATAATCAACACCCTGAAGGGAAAGAAAGCCGTCGGAACCGCCCCGATTCCCGGCTACACAAAGGGTAAACAGCTGATAAAGCTGAGCAAAAAGATATGGCTCTTAGATTCACCGGGCGTCATCCCGATAGACGACTTCGATGAGCTGGTCATCAAGGGAGGCTTCCCAGCGGACAAGATAGACGAGCCCGTCAAACCGGCGCTCAAACTCATCAGGCGTATTCTGGATACGAGGAAAGAAGCCCTCACCGAGAAGTTTGGCATCGAGGAGTTTGAGGGCGAGGAGGAAATCCTCAGGAGGATAGGAGAAAAAAGGGGCCTCATAAAGGCCGGCGGTGAGGTCGATCTGGAGGAGACGGCAAGGTGGTTCCTCAGGGAGTGGCAGACCGGCCGTTTTACGCTCTTCGGAAAGGAGGAGAGAAGGGAAGAGGAATTTATCCGGGACTTCGAGGAAATCCTCGACGGAGTTGAGCGGGAACTCCTCCTGGACCCGAGGAGGGTACTCTGGAGGTACGGTGACGAGCTGAGGAAGAAGCTCGACAACAGAAAGAGGGTCGGGATAAGGGAGATAGAGGGCTTCACCGTGGGAATAGCTACGGGCTTCAAGAAGTGCGACGGCGGAACGAAGCTCCTGGAGCGGCTGACCGGCAAGCACGTCCTGGCGAGCGAGTGCTTCGGCAAGAAGTGGAAGGGCGTGGTGGCTATACTGGAGTAG
- a CDS encoding ATPase, T2SS/T4P/T4SS family, which translates to MFDDEKKKKPTSWIDEILNGEDDLLEAMLGSGGETAKDEKEKKEPERKKAGEKEAPEAPFPIAGSGGIDLQEILSKPSTPEEAAQSRPTGADLLGEIFSTAPPREEPRPRAKVKPAVPPSSTLQDILGTFPSTEETKYVGKAEVLDAYGNVRILRVKGEPVPIYEIRLPKLSREEEELLRLIKERAITELQIDPTAFPNPEERRRVFMNAIRKMLKAAAPHFSEGRIEVLADMIVQVMIGYGKLDPLVRDDNLEEVMVIGTNRPVYVWHRRFNMCKTNIVFEEEKEILNIIERIAREVGRRIDQQSPLLDARLPDGSRVNATIPPISLDGPTITIRKFKKDPLTIIDLIKYGTMNTDIAALLWIFVDGLGVKPANVLVAGGTGSGKTTTLNSLAMFIPPSERVITIEDTAELQLPVEHWIRLETRPPNVEGKGEITMDDLVRNTLRMRPDRIIVGEVRGPEARTMFTAMNTGHNGALYDFSVIQLSDGRFVLIGDLIDELFEKYSDRVETYKDLEYIVLDEKDRFEVVSVGPDLNAGKHIVSRVWRRKVRPGEKLIRVRTRTGNEVILTKTHPFFVFSGGDVVRKEAEKLKPGDRVAVMRKPPRPPQRKAIISPEVYARISDYYLVPNGKGLVKVPNDGIPPETAQYLISVNSKPVRIVREVDEKLSYALGVIIGDGYISSNGYYVSATFDDSSYMNAFISALSEFLPESEPEIKRNEGYTVVTYGSKIFAEFLHRAFRIPKGGKENLDVPDLVLSNDELLRYFIAGLFDADGYVDENGPAVILTTKSENLARKVWYALQRLGIISTVSRVRNKGYKEGVIFRVTVRGVDDLIRFNRSIPLRHSRKKARLEELIRKYRPHRGKRTDRVPISPSMLEPIRRRLNLRVSELSRLATSHAGEKVSESLIRHVEKGRVKEIRRSALKGMALALQQVARDLNDDEAWVQAKRLELIAEGDVYWDEVVSVDEVEPAELGIEYLYDLTVEEDHNYVANGILVSNCMGTIHANSARETIIRLESPPMSVPRIMLPALDIIIMQVRFHSRKKGTIRRITEIAEISGVEGESIQLNKLYKYDPAKDELVSTGVPSRTLNLLAHHTGMSVSELELEKEKRKIILDWMIERGIRSIEKVGYYIRQFYIDEESLLKKIEAEGSTETSRQIRTLI; encoded by the coding sequence GTGTTCGATGACGAGAAGAAGAAAAAGCCCACCTCATGGATAGATGAAATCCTGAACGGTGAGGATGACCTGCTGGAGGCTATGCTGGGCTCTGGTGGGGAGACCGCTAAAGATGAAAAAGAAAAAAAAGAACCTGAGAGGAAGAAGGCCGGTGAAAAAGAGGCCCCAGAGGCCCCGTTCCCCATTGCGGGAAGTGGGGGTATAGACCTTCAGGAGATACTCAGCAAGCCCTCCACCCCGGAGGAAGCCGCCCAGAGTCGCCCCACCGGGGCGGACCTTCTGGGAGAGATTTTTTCCACGGCACCGCCGAGGGAGGAACCCAGGCCCAGGGCGAAGGTAAAACCGGCGGTGCCGCCTTCATCAACCCTCCAGGATATATTGGGTACGTTTCCTTCCACGGAAGAAACAAAGTACGTTGGAAAGGCAGAGGTTCTCGATGCATATGGTAACGTTCGCATTTTGCGGGTTAAAGGGGAACCCGTCCCGATATATGAGATACGTCTCCCTAAACTCAGTAGAGAGGAGGAGGAACTCCTCCGCCTCATAAAAGAGCGGGCAATAACTGAGCTTCAGATAGACCCCACGGCCTTTCCAAATCCCGAGGAGCGGAGAAGGGTCTTCATGAACGCCATCAGGAAAATGCTGAAAGCTGCTGCCCCTCACTTCTCGGAGGGCAGGATAGAGGTACTCGCCGATATGATAGTTCAGGTCATGATAGGCTACGGCAAACTCGATCCCCTCGTCCGCGACGACAACCTCGAGGAGGTCATGGTCATAGGAACCAACAGGCCGGTTTACGTCTGGCACAGGCGCTTCAACATGTGCAAGACCAACATCGTGTTTGAGGAGGAGAAGGAGATACTGAACATCATCGAGCGCATAGCCAGGGAGGTCGGCAGGAGGATAGACCAGCAGAGCCCCCTCCTCGATGCCCGCCTTCCCGATGGAAGCCGTGTGAACGCGACAATCCCGCCGATCAGCCTCGACGGCCCGACGATAACCATCCGTAAGTTCAAGAAGGACCCGCTAACCATCATAGACCTCATCAAATACGGTACCATGAACACGGATATAGCGGCCCTCCTCTGGATATTTGTTGATGGTCTCGGGGTTAAACCAGCCAACGTCCTCGTAGCTGGAGGTACCGGTTCCGGTAAGACCACCACCCTCAACTCGCTTGCGATGTTCATTCCCCCTAGCGAGCGCGTCATCACCATAGAGGACACCGCAGAGCTCCAGCTTCCTGTGGAGCACTGGATAAGACTTGAGACAAGGCCGCCCAACGTTGAGGGTAAGGGCGAGATAACGATGGACGATCTCGTGAGGAACACCCTTCGTATGCGTCCGGATAGAATCATAGTGGGTGAGGTTCGCGGTCCCGAAGCAAGGACAATGTTCACGGCGATGAACACGGGACATAATGGGGCCCTCTACGACTTCTCGGTCATACAGCTCTCGGACGGCAGGTTCGTGCTCATCGGTGACCTCATCGATGAACTCTTCGAGAAGTACTCGGACAGGGTTGAAACCTACAAGGATTTGGAGTACATAGTCCTCGACGAGAAGGACAGGTTCGAGGTAGTCAGCGTCGGCCCCGACCTGAATGCCGGGAAGCACATCGTTTCAAGGGTCTGGAGGAGAAAGGTAAGGCCCGGGGAGAAGCTTATCCGCGTGAGAACGAGGACAGGCAACGAGGTGATACTCACCAAGACCCATCCGTTCTTCGTCTTCTCCGGTGGCGACGTCGTGAGAAAAGAGGCGGAGAAGCTGAAACCCGGCGATAGGGTCGCGGTGATGAGGAAACCGCCGAGGCCACCGCAGAGGAAGGCCATCATAAGTCCTGAGGTTTACGCGAGAATAAGTGACTACTACCTCGTTCCCAACGGAAAGGGCCTCGTGAAGGTTCCGAACGACGGAATTCCGCCTGAAACAGCCCAATATTTGATTTCGGTCAACTCAAAACCCGTAAGGATTGTCCGCGAGGTGGACGAGAAGCTCTCCTATGCTCTCGGTGTTATCATCGGCGACGGCTACATCTCCTCGAACGGCTACTACGTCTCGGCCACCTTCGACGACTCCTCCTACATGAACGCCTTCATCTCGGCCCTGTCGGAGTTCCTGCCGGAGAGCGAGCCCGAAATCAAAAGAAACGAGGGCTACACCGTTGTGACCTACGGCTCGAAGATATTCGCCGAGTTCCTTCACAGGGCATTCAGAATCCCAAAGGGCGGGAAGGAGAACCTCGACGTGCCCGATTTGGTGCTGTCGAACGACGAGCTTTTGAGGTACTTCATAGCGGGCCTCTTCGATGCCGATGGCTACGTTGACGAGAACGGCCCGGCTGTAATCCTCACGACGAAGAGTGAGAACCTCGCGAGGAAGGTCTGGTACGCCCTTCAGAGGCTCGGGATAATAAGCACGGTCTCCCGCGTGAGGAACAAAGGCTACAAGGAGGGCGTAATCTTCAGGGTCACCGTGAGGGGCGTTGACGACCTCATCAGGTTCAACCGCTCGATTCCCCTCAGGCACTCAAGGAAGAAGGCGAGGCTTGAGGAGCTCATCAGGAAGTACAGACCGCACCGCGGAAAGAGGACCGACCGCGTTCCGATTTCGCCGTCAATGCTTGAACCCATAAGGAGGCGGCTTAACCTCAGGGTTTCCGAGCTTTCAAGGCTCGCCACCAGCCACGCCGGCGAGAAGGTTTCAGAAAGCCTCATACGCCACGTCGAGAAGGGTAGGGTGAAGGAGATAAGGCGCTCCGCTTTGAAGGGAATGGCCCTCGCCCTCCAGCAGGTGGCGAGGGATTTAAACGATGACGAGGCCTGGGTTCAGGCGAAGAGGCTTGAGCTCATAGCGGAGGGCGACGTCTACTGGGACGAGGTCGTGAGCGTTGATGAGGTCGAGCCGGCGGAGCTTGGTATAGAGTACCTCTACGACCTTACCGTTGAGGAGGACCACAACTACGTTGCCAACGGTATACTTGTTTCGAACTGTATGGGTACAATCCACGCCAACAGCGCCCGCGAGACAATAATACGCCTTGAGAGTCCACCCATGTCCGTTCCGAGGATCATGCTCCCTGCCCTGGACATAATCATCATGCAGGTCAGGTTCCACAGCAGAAAGAAGGGCACCATAAGGCGCATTACTGAGATAGCGGAGATATCCGGCGTTGAGGGGGAGAGCATACAGCTCAACAAGCTCTACAAGTACGATCCCGCTAAGGACGAGCTCGTATCGACGGGCGTCCCCAGCAGAACCCTCAATCTCCTCGCCCACCACACGGGAATGAGCGTCTCCGAGCTGGAACTGGAGAAGGAGAAGAGAAAGATAATCCTCGACTGGATGATTGAGAGGGGCATCAGGAGCATCGAGAAGGTTGGCTACTACATCAGGCAGTTCTACATAGACGAGGAGTCGCTCCTGAAGAAAATCGAAGCCGAGGGCAGCACTGAGACGAGCAGGCAGATAAGGACTTTGATTTAA
- a CDS encoding ABC transporter permease — protein MGRKAGVAILVIFALFVAFSNAGVSDEDIANWENLNYWKDNPRMAYPSWFALFGDRTPTVFLEPSLVEENGSSVYRFSYEHAYHDKPSDVRFYGLPYGEEVEISVLRPDGIRVPLYGGIATSSNLSLNTNMRTGVVSSLSGVLNLSEAGYVLFSATQLLFSRDGSMATLNGEYVFEVRIAGNATPSVEILGTCYGFLGTDSYGRDMWVGFVKGMNNTLYLAFFTTVIIVVLGVLIGLISGYVGGALGEFITFLLEVLVALPMLPILVVLVWLFSTQGYGQQVRINPVLFMFLVALLTLGKFAKTVRMMTIREKVNEYVKAAVSMGAGTLWVLRRHILPPVGEFSLRYSTILLARIVALVSVFGFFGLIPGTNWGSFMIEAMNQGALYGGYWWWIVAPGLAMAVLSAGLAFVSSGSG, from the coding sequence ATGGGACGGAAAGCTGGAGTGGCGATACTCGTAATCTTCGCGCTCTTCGTGGCCTTCTCGAACGCGGGCGTGAGCGATGAGGACATTGCCAACTGGGAGAATCTTAACTACTGGAAGGACAACCCGCGAATGGCATATCCCTCGTGGTTCGCCCTATTCGGCGACAGAACTCCCACGGTCTTCCTGGAGCCGTCGCTCGTTGAGGAGAACGGTTCCTCAGTTTACAGGTTTTCCTACGAACATGCCTACCACGACAAACCGAGCGACGTCAGGTTCTACGGCCTCCCCTACGGTGAGGAGGTTGAGATAAGCGTTCTGAGGCCGGACGGGATTAGAGTGCCCCTCTACGGCGGTATAGCGACCTCGAGCAACCTCAGCCTCAACACCAACATGCGCACGGGAGTTGTTTCTTCGCTTTCCGGCGTTCTCAATCTCAGCGAAGCTGGGTACGTTCTCTTCTCCGCCACCCAACTACTGTTCTCCCGCGACGGAAGTATGGCAACTCTCAACGGGGAGTACGTCTTTGAGGTTCGCATAGCTGGAAACGCCACGCCCTCCGTTGAAATCCTCGGAACCTGCTACGGTTTCCTCGGCACGGACTCCTACGGCAGGGACATGTGGGTCGGCTTCGTCAAGGGAATGAACAACACCCTCTACCTTGCATTCTTCACCACGGTGATAATAGTGGTCCTGGGGGTTCTTATAGGTCTCATCTCGGGCTACGTTGGCGGTGCCCTTGGTGAGTTCATAACGTTCCTCCTGGAGGTTCTCGTCGCTTTGCCGATGCTCCCAATTCTGGTCGTCCTCGTCTGGCTGTTCTCCACCCAGGGCTACGGCCAGCAGGTCAGGATAAACCCCGTCCTCTTCATGTTCCTCGTTGCCCTCCTCACCCTCGGGAAGTTCGCCAAGACGGTTAGAATGATGACGATAAGGGAGAAGGTGAACGAGTACGTCAAAGCCGCGGTGAGCATGGGCGCCGGCACGCTCTGGGTCCTGAGGAGGCACATACTCCCGCCGGTCGGGGAGTTCTCCCTCAGGTACTCCACCATACTCCTGGCCAGGATAGTGGCGCTGGTTTCGGTGTTCGGGTTCTTCGGCCTGATTCCGGGCACAAACTGGGGGTCGTTCATGATAGAGGCCATGAACCAGGGGGCGCTCTACGGGGGCTACTGGTGGTGGATAGTGGCTCCCGGCCTCGCCATGGCGGTTCTGAGTGCCGGTCTGGCTTTCGTCTCCTCCGGCTCCGGTTAG
- a CDS encoding transposase, with translation MNYITIKTKLEPVGQEDYLKLALLTEKFKRAVELAIRLQLRGIKKSEGVREVSRLILNNWWYSDSAWDYAKMLLKGAKQNGGNPRHIHLKSKFLISKPKENEKGNRNVRIEGLKVRIRSNGEWLNFKMKTTEKFLPVLLDAQKFKYGAQVVLRNGKVYLHVQVPFEVYLGRYRRTTNGRLYAGFDLNSDRVNMVILDGDGIIRDVRVKHFPEVNSPGFPRKKARDLRLNALARLLDYVFYHGVRVVFFEDLGRIKRKNGKATSSRRGNRKASNFAKKELLEHGVVMALKRGFNVYLVNPAGSSKLGREIAQWLGLDVHSASAFVVGWWGVISLKTHEHSRKKNSSGRQ, from the coding sequence GTGAACTACATCACAATCAAAACAAAACTCGAACCAGTGGGACAGGAAGACTACCTGAAACTCGCTCTCCTGACTGAAAAATTCAAAAGGGCCGTCGAACTCGCAATAAGACTCCAGCTCAGGGGCATTAAAAAGAGCGAAGGCGTGAGGGAAGTTTCTCGGTTGATTCTCAACAACTGGTGGTATTCTGACAGTGCGTGGGATTATGCGAAAATGCTCCTCAAGGGAGCAAAACAAAACGGTGGAAATCCAAGGCACATTCACCTGAAATCAAAGTTCCTTATTAGCAAACCAAAGGAAAATGAGAAGGGAAACCGGAACGTGAGGATTGAGGGGTTGAAGGTTAGAATCCGCTCGAACGGTGAATGGCTGAACTTTAAGATGAAAACCACCGAGAAGTTTCTTCCAGTTCTTCTGGACGCTCAAAAGTTTAAATACGGTGCTCAGGTTGTCTTACGGAATGGGAAAGTTTACCTGCACGTTCAGGTGCCCTTTGAGGTTTATCTGGGACGCTACAGAAGAACAACCAACGGAAGACTTTACGCTGGTTTTGATTTGAACTCGGACAGGGTGAATATGGTTATTCTCGACGGAGATGGTATTATTCGGGACGTTAGGGTTAAGCACTTTCCAGAGGTTAATTCTCCGGGGTTTCCGAGGAAGAAGGCGAGGGATTTGAGGTTGAATGCTCTCGCTCGCCTTCTGGATTATGTGTTTTATCATGGTGTCAGAGTCGTGTTCTTTGAGGATTTGGGAAGGATTAAGAGAAAGAATGGGAAAGCTACAAGTTCGAGACGGGGGAATCGTAAGGCGTCGAATTTTGCGAAGAAGGAACTTCTTGAGCATGGTGTTGTTATGGCGTTAAAGAGGGGTTTTAACGTTTATCTGGTTAATCCTGCTGGTTCTTCGAAGTTGGGGCGTGAAATTGCTCAATGGTTGGGTTTGGACGTTCATTCTGCGTCAGCGTTTGTGGTTGGGTGGTGGGGAGTTATTTCCCTAAAAACTCACGAACACTCTCGAAAAAAGAACAGTTCTGGTAGGCAGTAG
- a CDS encoding DUF515 domain-containing protein, producing the protein MITLMVVLNVSEDIEAKIRRLRELGKASAEPEPPVAPKPVPAKKPSRRPRSVGSIREKERRKRILIGVSIVIIVLILTSVGAYVYLQNRATEELTNARNKKLAEVNLYFKPDIFNNTNCSPKANAIKSQLLNQILHAKSVDELNAIDVKGNYDIALREYNSCIDELHRLELERQLNRTKEQKLKLLELEFQPLLSMPLPDDIRTKTVTYMNDLKERVMSATSVDEVNSIKADPYLLEVWRDYYYWRIDALPGQDVILEYGDSKKMVTKADAKAVLGGIMDYRELMKYNVVKVEWVEMSLVLPKRNINGAFLSPGDRIKLFIQGQNTTAVDGYFELVLLPVQSGSISVSESQSQSSSSSTSSSTTYSESHSSSASPGGASISDSSSASDSVTNSQSVSQSSSGSYSYSVNLAEILKAIAAGKIQASEEVRQQLSAYGWKVLDLEKDTSLEAIDHNTQLLVIVKVPSIFVPDVLANQNSLYLVRVST; encoded by the coding sequence ATGATAACGTTGATGGTGGTGCTCAACGTGTCCGAGGATATCGAGGCGAAGATTCGCCGTTTGAGGGAGCTGGGTAAAGCCAGCGCCGAACCAGAGCCCCCTGTGGCCCCCAAACCCGTCCCTGCTAAAAAACCTTCCCGCAGACCGCGCTCGGTGGGTAGTATCCGCGAGAAGGAGAGGAGGAAGCGGATCCTGATAGGAGTTTCTATCGTGATAATCGTGCTGATTCTAACGTCGGTTGGCGCCTACGTTTATCTCCAGAACCGTGCCACCGAGGAACTTACCAACGCCAGAAACAAAAAGCTGGCCGAGGTTAACCTGTACTTCAAGCCCGACATATTCAACAATACCAACTGCTCCCCCAAAGCCAACGCTATCAAATCCCAGCTCCTCAACCAGATACTTCACGCCAAATCCGTTGATGAGCTCAATGCCATTGACGTTAAGGGGAACTACGATATTGCGTTGCGTGAGTACAATTCGTGTATCGATGAACTTCACAGGCTGGAGCTGGAGAGGCAGCTGAACAGGACAAAGGAGCAGAAATTAAAACTCCTTGAGCTTGAGTTCCAGCCACTTCTCTCGATGCCCCTCCCGGATGACATCCGCACCAAAACCGTAACGTACATGAACGACCTTAAGGAGCGCGTCATGTCCGCCACAAGCGTTGATGAGGTCAACTCCATAAAGGCCGACCCGTACCTCCTGGAGGTGTGGAGGGACTACTACTACTGGCGCATCGACGCCCTCCCCGGACAGGATGTGATACTTGAGTACGGCGACTCCAAGAAGATGGTCACCAAGGCCGATGCCAAGGCTGTGCTGGGGGGCATCATGGACTATAGAGAGCTCATGAAGTACAACGTCGTGAAGGTTGAGTGGGTGGAGATGTCCCTTGTCCTCCCCAAGAGGAACATAAACGGTGCGTTCCTTTCGCCGGGTGACAGAATAAAACTTTTTATCCAGGGTCAGAACACAACGGCGGTTGACGGGTACTTTGAGCTTGTCCTTCTGCCTGTTCAGTCGGGTTCGATATCGGTTAGTGAGTCCCAGAGTCAGTCAAGTTCCTCCTCCACTTCCTCATCGACCACCTACAGTGAGAGCCACTCCTCATCCGCTTCCCCGGGTGGAGCCTCGATATCCGACAGCAGCAGTGCGAGTGACTCCGTCACCAACAGCCAGTCGGTGAGTCAGAGTTCGTCCGGCAGCTACTCCTACAGCGTGAACCTGGCGGAGATACTCAAAGCGATAGCCGCCGGTAAGATACAGGCCAGCGAGGAGGTTAGGCAGCAGCTCAGCGCGTACGGATGGAAGGTTCTTGACCTCGAGAAGGACACGTCATTGGAGGCTATTGACCACAACACCCAGCTGCTCGTTATAGTCAAGGTTCCCTCGATATTCGTCCCGGACGTGCTGGCCAACCAGAACTCCCTTTACCTTGTCAGGGTATCAACGTGA